A single window of Nicotiana tomentosiformis chromosome 1, ASM39032v3, whole genome shotgun sequence DNA harbors:
- the LOC104097953 gene encoding acetylserotonin O-methyltransferase-like — protein MGEETNGSVARIHEGDKAESQAQEDIWKYTFGFTEMAAVKCAIELGIPDFLENHQKPITLNQLSSALGCSSSNFLYRILRFLINRGIFKEESTGHGEIGYVQTPLSRLLRRDGGNSMAALVLLEASPVMLAPWHFLSARVLAKGNTAAFSAVHGKDVWEYAETNPEHSKLINDAMACHARVAIRAIIDNCPEIFKGIETLVDVGGGDGTTISLLVKTFPWIRGINFDLPHVVSVAPPCHGVRHVEGNMFDSIPKADAAFLMSVLHDWSDEECIQILKNCIKIIPKDTGKVIIVEVVLEKERGGNEKLKDVGFMLAMVMMAHTTNGKERTAKEWAHILTAAGFNRHCIKHINAIASVILAYP, from the exons ATGGGGGAAGAAACAAATGGATCAGTAGCAAGAATCCATGAAGGAGACAAAGCTGAGTCTCAAGCTCAAGAAGATATATGGAAGTACACATTTGGTTTCACTGAAATGGCTGCAGTAAAATGTGCTATTGAGTTGGGAATACCTGATTTCTTAGAAAACCATCAAAAACCCATCACCTTAAATCAACTGTCGTCTGCACTTGGCTGCTCTTCTTCTAATTTTCTCTACCGCATCCTGAGGTTCTTGATTAACAGGGGAATATTCAAAGAGGAATCCACAGGACATGGCGAAATAGGTTATGTCCAAACACCTCTTTCTCGTTTGCTGAGGAGAGATGGAGGAAATAGTATGGCTGCTCTTGTCCTACTTGAAGCTAGCCCAGTGATGCTTGCGCCATGGCATTTTTTGAGTGCCCGCGTTTTGGCAAAAG GGAATACTGCAGCATTTAGTGCAGTTCATGGAAAGGATGTATGGGAGTATGCAGAAACCAATCCAGAGCACAGCAAGCTGATCAACGACGCCATGGCGTGCCATGCACGAGTGGCAATACGTGCGATCATCGATAATTGTCCAGAAATATTCAAAGGGATAGAGACTTTAGTTGATGTTGGTGGAGGTGATGGAACAACTATTAGTCTGTTGGTGAAAACATTTCCTTGGATTAGAGGGATTAATTTTGATCTTCCTCATGTTGTCTCTGTTGCTCCGCCTTGTCATGGTGTTCGACATGTTGAGGGGAATATGTTTGATTCTATTCCCAAAGCAGATGCTGCTTTCCTCATG TCAGTCTTGCATGATTGGAGTGACGAGGAATGTATTCAAATCTTGAAAAATTGCATAAAGATTATCCCAAAAGACACAGGAAAAGTGATAATTGTGGAGGTAGTGCTTGAGAAAGAACGAGGAGGAAATGAAAAGCTCAAAGATGTTGGTTTTATGCTGGCTATGGTAATGATGGCTCACACAACAAATGGAAAAGAAAGAACTGCCAAAGAATGGGCTCATATTTTGACTGCAGCTGGATTCAATAGGCATTGTATTAAGCACATCAACGCAATTGCATCTGTTATTTTGGCTTATCCTTGA